ATTTACGAATGGCCAACGATGGAGATCGTCACCATTTTGATGCAGGGCACAAAGCGCTCGTATTCTCATTTGGCATATAGGTAAATTAATCGCACGTTTACCGCAATACTCAAAAATCATCGAGCTGTACTTAATTCTGAAACTACAGTCCAGATGGACTGCTATTAGTCTCTCAAGGAGGAGAACCAGATTACATGATAACTGTATGGAATTGGTCAAGAGCTAGGATCATGCTGCGATGCAAATCGCATGTTCAAGACATCTATAATGTAACATTTTCACCATCCGTTCCTGGACACTTGACTTCAAGTGGATCCGGTCACATTAAGTTTTGGAAAATGGCTAAAACTTTCACCGGCCTTAAACTGAAAGGTGAACTTGGCAGGTTTGGAAAAACCGAGATTTCAGACATAGTCGGAGTCTACCCGATGCCTGATGAAAAGGTAATTTGTCCTTTATAGAttgtgtaatttataatttaattaccCATTTTGCCTTGCTGAACCAATTGTATTAATAAAGGTTGTCTCTGGCTGTGAGTGGGGAAATATTTTGCTATGGGACGAGGGTCTAATAAAACTAGAAGTCTGTAAAACAGCACGAAACACTTGTCATGCAAAATTGATAACACAGTTTGAATATAATAACGGTGAATTAATGTCTGTTGGTGAGTGAGCACACGTTTGTTTATCATTATCCAATTTAGAGTGATGATTAGAAAATTAGACTAGATTTAACAGGTAATTGAATTTGAGAGTAATTAAAATTGCTTCTTCTCATTATCATACTTACAGAATTAATTACTAATTTACTATTAACTAACGTTTCTAAACAGTGTGAAAATATTGCTGGTCATATGTATAGAATCTTGTTTCGTGTAAGTTAGGCATGGATGGTTGGATTCGCATATGGTTTTATGAAACTATTGAACAAGCTGATCCGCCAGATGATGATTGCTTCATCGAAATTGAGCCGAtatacgaatttgaaattgctGAGGACAATGCCAAAGGCGACCATTCCATGCTCATGTGTGTTCAGAAAAAAGAGCCAGAAGACTTTGAGCAGTCATTTTGGTATGCTCAAGTGAGTATCAAACATAGCTTTACATCAAAGCCATTAATGTGTAATTAAAAGGAATATCTAAAACCATACACAGGATGGCAACGGCGGTTTGTGGCTAATCGACATCTGTACCTCTGGAGTACCAGAACCACCAAGGAAAATATTGACGTGCCATGCAGGTCCTATTGTTGACATGAGCGTTTCGTCCTGGGGCCCATTTGTCGTTACCTTTGGTAGGGATGCATATTTACACATCTATAATTACTATACCAAGAGATTGATCCTGGTTCACAAGTTCCACGATGTCGGTACTCAAATCAGATGGCTTCCATGCTCGGTGAGCTAGTAAGATTTGTCGTTCAACAATGTATCGTAAATAGTGTTTAGGAAGTTATTGATGAGTAATCTTATCGATCAAAGCTAAATAGTACAAAACGTTTTCCTAGGTCGAAGCTAGTGGTTGTAGTTTAGTGTGCGCATTTGGAAGCGGTGTTCTTCGCGTGGTCACAATAGCCGTAGAGAAAGCCAATTCGGCATCGGATATAAAAGGTGATTACGTTCGATTGCTACAGGCAATAAAACCACACTCTAGTCCCATCACAGTTATGTCGCTGAACGAATCGAACAGGTTTGGTTTAGAAATTCACATATCGTTTCATAGAAAAATTGTGTTGGATCGTGTGTCTTTATGTACCTGTAACGGTTTCAGTTTACTTGTTACCGGAGCTGAAGATGCAACAGTGTTCGTTATGCGCCTTCGTAAAACGAAACCTTATCCTGTGCTTGTACCAATTGGCTACATCAGAGTTCCATCAAGCCCAACCTGTCTCACATGGAAACCTGTAGAAGTGAGTAAAATTGACAATACCAGTCTCTTCAATTTATTGCGGGATGTAAATGTTACAAAATTGGTGATTATACTCTGTCTGCAGATTAGGTCAATACTGATTGGCTGCCTCAAAGGTGAATGTGTCGAAGTGAAATTACCTGCCGACACTGTCGACTACACTACAGTATCATACGAGCTCGTACGCTGCGAGTTGCGTATCTTCAAATTTGTATCCGTGAAATCTGCGATTCGCAGGGAGttgtttcaccttaatttatTGAAGAAGAAAGCAGCGAAAACTGCTGTCAAGATGAAGCAAATGGCACAACTTGTGGCTGATAATCCTGGAATTGAAATCGACGAGGAAGCCTTTTTAAGTAccgaaatttctcaaaatttgatgtaAGGTTTGGCCTCATTCACCTGGAAAAGTATTACAATGCTCTATTTACAGTGGATTCTGAAGACGATCCGCCGTATCCCGACATCCATATACCAGAAGTGCCAAATAAAGTGTTGTTTGCTAATTACACGGTTGGCAATACCATCTGGTTATCAATGGCAGGATTTGATGCGGGgtacatatatgaatatcCACTCCCAACAACTGGCACGAATGTCTGTGAGCCTTGTAAAAGCACAATGGTCTTTGATGGAGACGATACAGAAATAAGCAGTTACGTGTTCTAGTAAGTCAGACggtttcattttctacccaacaattcaaattcatttgttAGAATGAAGTATCAAGTTTACTTTGCTGCTTGATGTAATAATTAGTTGACGTTGTGGATTGATTTCAGTAATGATAAGAAGTATTTGATTCTCGGTATGGAACATGGTGAAATCCGCGTTTGTCGCGTCAATAGAGACGATCACACAGACTTATCAGATTATTGGATATTACCGATGCATGATAATTACAACGGATACATACCAAAGATATTGATTAGCCATGACAATAGAATGCTACTGACCTGCGGACATGatggaaatttgttttcgtATTTGATTAACGATGCCGGTGAACATACGGAGTCTTATTTAAGTCCGGAAGTACATGCGCCGTTTCGAAAACTGGTACACTAGTTATTGAAGTTAGATAAATTTATGGCTTAGTAAGACGCCGTTTGAAATAAGCAGAAATTTTATGATCAAAACAGCCGGAAAAAAACACAGATGATATCGAAGAACTGTCTTATCCAAGTTTAGAAGAGGTGATCGTAAAAGCTGAGTACAACAGAATAATGGCTGCGGCGAAACAGAAGAAGAATGAGGTCTTAAATATATTGAGCGGACTTGGAGAAACTTACGCAAAAATTATTGATCGGTAACTTAATACGGACCAGattcacatttttcaattagaGTAATGGCATATATTAATTTTAGTGATCGGTTAAATCTGATGTTGTTTCTTGCATTTTCCAGAAATCGTAGTCTAATCAAGTCTCAACAAATACCGCATTCGGAGTTCGAGTTAGATCCTAGAATCACAACGGATTTGAACCAACAGTTACAGGCAGAAATGGATCTCGTACACAGAAAATTAGCGTTCAAAGTGGAGAAGAGCAAGCTTCATCTCCGGAAGTTGATGAATCATTTTATAGAACCGATCACTTGCCTTCCTTTCGAAGTTTGCAAAATACTGTAAGTATTCCCCTTCGGTGATATTTCGAAAACCATTCAAACAAATCGAGTGTTATCTTGATTCCAATAATTGATTTACCACATTGCCAAGGTCACCAAACACTTCGGTAAAATCATTACGCGAGCGGAAATTGgatgaaacatttttgaacGCTTGTACCGAAGTAGCGAGAAGGATAAAGGAACGAGACAATGCAGGCAGGTAATTTTAAGATATAAGCATGCTGTGGTTTAAGTGGTTACAGATCTTTACAAAGGGTATTCACGTATAATTCAAAATGTTAAAAGTCATATGTGGTAGAAAATTTTGGCAGTTAAATATTTGTCCTCCCATAAAAGAAGCGGAATTGCAGCGTAATCGGAATCTAGAGAGTGTTGCGGACAGGCAAGAACAAATATCAATTAGTATTTTGTTACGTGCATGGAATCGTATCACGGCACTTTGATAAATGGTTGAACTTCACCATTTCTaacttttatgaaattttgggAAAATATTGTCTTGATGTTAGCAATTTTGTATGTAGTGTTTTTAGATGTAAATTTaatgttgaaattgaattttaacagACATGCAGATGTTAAAGCTGAGGAAGTGGAAGAAGAAGCtgtggagaaaaagaaaatttcaggcGTGGAAAGTTTTCTTAAAGGATTAAGTCCGTCAACAATTCAGTACCGTCTGGGTGTCAAAGTCAATCAGATGCTGAGAAAATACCGTGCTCGAAAAGCTAGATTTGAAGAGCGTCAAATGGAGGTATTATATTAGTAAAGTTAATGTACAGGGTCACTCTGGACTATTGCCAATGTCTTTCTCAAGAAAATCTGCAATTGAAGCGTTTTATACTTTTGATAGGAAATTTGACGTTTGCGAATTGCAGCCGTTTGAAATTGGACGATTCGCTAACTCTGTTCGAAGGCATCAAATGCTACCGTATTGACCAAATTCACatggcatattttttatcagaaGTAAAAAACGTTTCGGTCGCATACTTTCATGAGTAATGCATTAGTATCATATGGGTATAATGAAGTATGATAAGAAGCTATTGGTGAtgtagtataaaaatatggatGTTCAACGtgttcgataatttatttaatatttcagtGGAAGGCAATGTATGCGAGTAAGCCAAATCAGCGTGTAAATCATCCAGACGACGTAGCTGCTATTGAAAATGCAGAAAACGCGATTGGTGATTACAAATTAAAGACATCGGCAAATTTCAGTATTCCCAAAGAGCAAAGAGAGAATACATTGAACAAGTACAAACAGTTTTTGGATGCAAGGAAAAGGGTGCGCAAGGGTTCCATTTCTGTatgcaattttttcgtaaGAAAGTACAGGCCTTAAATGAGTCATATTGTATCATTAGGCTCACGCAATGCGGGAAGGCTTCAATGATAAGTTGAGAAGTATTAGAAGCAAGAAGGAGGCTCTGCTATGCGAGGTTAATGATTTGgtactgaaattgaaaaaaatacacgcaGAGATACCTGAAAAACGAATCAAGCCAATACCAACTGTCCCACAGATTGATTACAACATTGAATTTCcagaaagaaatttgaagGTATGTAGCTACAGATTAACGAACATGTGTGAAAATCTGATACAACAAATAAGTCGCATGATCCTACTTTACAGagttttcataattattaatatcagTTTGCATCATGTGACAGCACTGATTTTAAAATTGGTACTGTGAGAAAACTATAAGCCCTTATCAAGCATTGTAATGCACATGTTTGAAATTCTGACAAGGCTCACGGTCATAGATTTAAtttgacttttgaaaaattggtaggatgtttcaaaaattaattttgtctaaatttcatttcgtaatGTACATATGTTCaagtatatacacataaaatTTGATGTCGTTCCGACAGATATTCTCCGAGTTAAAGTGCGCATttgcgtgaaaattttaacgcGTTTTTCTGAAAACAATGTTTTCAAAGTCTGTGTGCAAGATTTCTCGAAAATGTCTGAACAGATCAGTCTCACATCTTTACACAAGCtttatgaatataatttttagttcttaatcgaaagtttttttctttccgataAATATCTtccattttataaacaaattaaagcgaatttttttaaggAAAATCGAACTCCATTTCTAAAAAATCGccgttttgttaaaaattaatattttgcttaATCCTTCTATTAAAGACTAGGTAATACCTTATATTAGCTAaatctttttcgtttttccattTCCTTTGATCCAGTCCAGAGATATCTTGCTCACCGCAAGACGCCGTTTTTTAGAGGTGCTCCCGGAGATCGGCTATAGTagctttaaaaatattatttttacaaaaaaaaaaatatcagaataaaGTTGAATGCTACTCCAATATgtgtacatttttatattatatactgttatattaataaattgaaatgtctcTTCATGcaatattcttgaaaaatagCTTTTTCTCGGCCTCCTGACTGCGTATAACTCCTTAATGATTGAATAATTCCACAGTTTGAGCAATATGTATCAATGGCTGAGAAAGTGAGGGAGGCAAAGCGAACTAAGAAAGGATTTGCAACAGAAATCGTTAACAACCCGGAAGACGAGGAACACGAATTACTATTGATGgatgaaaaaactgttcaGCTGGAACGGGAGAGCAGTTTGACTACATTGTTCATGAAAATGCCTGAGAAAAGGTATAGAGCTCTGTCTGTGGTAGCGGAAGATGTATTGCAGAGTTTGATGTCAGGTGATCACATCGAAACACCTTGGGAAAGAGAATTGAAACGTTCTCGTGTTGCTAGACAAATCTATGAACAAGATTGTATACTGGAACACATTCAGGAAAGCTACGAGGAATTAGATAAAAGTTTGGACGAACTGGAGCGAGAGCGACTCCAGATTGTAACTGATAGCGTCTATATGGAGCTGTTTATTTTAACTTTACATCAGGAGCTGATTGTTCTTAAGGACTTTGAAGCAATGGAAGATATGTTGACCGAAAAGGTAACGGAGAAAATCAACGAAAGGGTCACTGCCAAAATGAAGGTACTatgcaataatttattagtTTTTTGTATTGTTCTACTTTAATTCTGGGAACATAAAATTTCTGCAAGtgccaaaaattattacattttagATACAAATGATGACCAGCAGAATTGATCAAAAGAATAAAGAGATTGTTAAATTGCATGCAAGAATAAAAGAGCTTGTCTCAGAGTTTATGAGCATGATCAGTGAAAATAAGTTTCACGACTTTTTGAAGAGGATCTTTAGAAAAAAGTACAAACCACCAAAACTTGAAGATGGTACGTCTGAGCAGGCAAATgtagaataacaataataaatatacggtcaatttttagtattttttatgtaatgtCATGGTATGATTGTTATTGATTCGTAGAGTCGTCATCGTCTTCGTCATCAACAACAGACAGCAGCTCAGCGGAAGACGATACAGAAAGTATTGATAGTCGAGAAATTGGGCCGATTCACCTTGATGAAAATACTTGCCCACCGAATTGTGATCGGGAAATTTATCTCGCAGCATTTTCTATGCGCGACAAACGCTACGagtatgaatttcaaataaaagaGGAGCAAAAGTGTATCGAAAGTCTtcgaaaagaaatcgaaaGTGATACAAAGAAGCTGAAAGTGattgaaaatgttttgaaaagtAATCAAGATGAATTACAAGCTTTCATGGTGAGATATTCtactgtaaataaaaatgatcttTATTGATATACGAATATGTACCTATTGTTAGCAATATGCATTTTACAATTTCCACAGCGAGAAAAGCAATGTAAATTGAATGATATCGATATGACTGTGATATTAAAACTGCATCAATTGCAGCATTTAAAAGACGAAATGACCATGGAAAAGATTAACGACTGCGTAGTATTTGAC
This is a stretch of genomic DNA from Neodiprion fabricii isolate iyNeoFabr1 chromosome 2, iyNeoFabr1.1, whole genome shotgun sequence. It encodes these proteins:
- the LOC124177048 gene encoding cilia- and flagella-associated protein 44, with translation MADTDDDIEKAENLPQDPPQPVVDREEIEHQRIVSKERLTMDNTKNVTEHAEHIIPVPETVTPEVETPGLKNPAHLNVEEILFVPSSASTNVEQQESFTGFQSMEYEYEYDWHEGAGYLVESGKDYAGPRITSYNSDDYISGPTHVKGGTVPINILEFHHSYAYDCQRHFNLCVADPNTIIFASGNLIHFFNVPENRIWFRRGSTGGGIGHITKNPTYNHIAVGENGINPPIIIYEWPTMEIVTILMQGTKRSYSHLAYSPDGLLLVSQGGEPDYMITVWNWSRARIMLRCKSHVQDIYNVTFSPSVPGHLTSSGSGHIKFWKMAKTFTGLKLKGELGRFGKTEISDIVGVYPMPDEKVVSGCEWGNILLWDEGLIKLEVCKTARNTCHAKLITQFEYNNGELMSVGMDGWIRIWFYETIEQADPPDDDCFIEIEPIYEFEIAEDNAKGDHSMLMCVQKKEPEDFEQSFWYAQDGNGGLWLIDICTSGVPEPPRKILTCHAGPIVDMSVSSWGPFVVTFGRDAYLHIYNYYTKRLILVHKFHDVGTQIRWLPCSVEASGCSLVCAFGSGVLRVVTIAVEKANSASDIKGDYVRLLQAIKPHSSPITVMSLNESNSLLVTGAEDATVFVMRLRKTKPYPVLVPIGYIRVPSSPTCLTWKPVEIRSILIGCLKGECVEVKLPADTVDYTTVSYELVRCELRIFKFVSVKSAIRRELFHLNLLKKKAAKTAVKMKQMAQLVADNPGIEIDEEAFLMDSEDDPPYPDIHIPEVPNKVLFANYTVGNTIWLSMAGFDAGYIYEYPLPTTGTNVCEPCKSTMVFDGDDTEISSYVFYNDKKYLILGMEHGEIRVCRVNRDDHTDLSDYWILPMHDNYNGYIPKILISHDNRMLLTCGHDGNLFSYLINDAGEHTESYLSPEVHAPFRKLPEKNTDDIEELSYPSLEEVIVKAEYNRIMAAAKQKKNEVLNILSGLGETYAKIIDRNRSLIKSQQIPHSEFELDPRITTDLNQQLQAEMDLVHRKLAFKVEKSKLHLRKLMNHFIEPITCLPFEVCKILSPNTSVKSLRERKLDETFLNACTEVARRIKERDNAGRHADVKAEEVEEEAVEKKKISGVESFLKGLSPSTIQYRLGVKVNQMLRKYRARKARFEERQMEWKAMYASKPNQRVNHPDDVAAIENAENAIGDYKLKTSANFSIPKEQRENTLNKYKQFLDARKRAHAMREGFNDKLRSIRSKKEALLCEVNDLVLKLKKIHAEIPEKRIKPIPTVPQIDYNIEFPERNLKFEQYVSMAEKVREAKRTKKGFATEIVNNPEDEEHELLLMDEKTVQLERESSLTTLFMKMPEKRYRALSVVAEDVLQSLMSGDHIETPWERELKRSRVARQIYEQDCILEHIQESYEELDKSLDELERERLQIVTDSVYMELFILTLHQELIVLKDFEAMEDMLTEKVTEKINERVTAKMKIQMMTSRIDQKNKEIVKLHARIKELVSEFMSMISENKFHDFLKRIFRKKYKPPKLEDESSSSSSSTTDSSSAEDDTESIDSREIGPIHLDENTCPPNCDREIYLAAFSMRDKRYEYEFQIKEEQKCIESLRKEIESDTKKLKVIENVLKSNQDELQAFMREKQCKLNDIDMTVILKLHQLQHLKDEMTMEKINDCVVFDKDKLTSLYARVGELREETTEQKAKHKKNRMHLQRMNVDCKHMDAEIYRLKSRIRQEMMKKFGQEVSLNTLYEAVLRRMIYDIKVGLTEMVPVFEGQIKCIRDKYAEEIKTLETVIQDNTEKLSFLTVLEEEQLKLRKVLKHIPVSEEEMSRIDSEYRGDLKKLENILKSQMEQKELLKNEIKNLSLKSRPLPPISCQKNAKVSKKSVKKATRENAVAVINMETGEGVALEKIDTQVEVEGEEEETSNRENDDEECIETTTEEMYDKKENYEDNMQLQPMDECDNNTSTMVHHLLSRIIQASLGDEEESVEWDILREVVSNLPIGGSREELRAGIERSIENIIASLPQQDDPENVEAMCQAIREIINEIIFRLDTETKIVRIDQEEPQRLVKKLLDDIGIDKETGIDITILQDLLVELLAEEDGVTAATNHLLSNLPDNTSDDEKQDVREHATKVFTDISQLIMQSQVSADELEHSEPTMAVKHEESELLEQTTELYIEETQPSLPIVELTRQESQEKRESTQKISESDSKE